A single region of the Podospora pseudopauciseta strain CBS 411.78 chromosome 1, whole genome shotgun sequence genome encodes:
- a CDS encoding hypothetical protein (COG:Q; EggNog:ENOG503NUAP) has protein sequence MAPSATGDSAPMHIPAMSKASTINASVLHGPRDLRLEQRHIQEPGIGELQVAIKTTGICGSDVSYYKKFANGDLCACQPLSLGHESSGTVVAIGPHVTGFNVGDRVALEVGIPCGQCGICRQGRYNLCKKMRFRSSAKSFPHFQGTLQDRINHPATWCHKLPENISFDAAALLEPLSVALHAVNRATPTPGSSALVLGAGAVGLLTAAMARQSGCSTVTIADVDQGRVNFAIAKGFATHGYVVPKQLHTSSSCSSLYNSSNSGTSTPCEGVMTPASTISFQSSLDTAKTLAAEMLAEANDSSPLIDDEGDGVDITFECTGKEVCMHTALYATKAGGKVIMVGMGTPIQTLPMSVAHLREIDILGIFRYANTYATGIKLLCARNRPTRGGYVLPNLDEMVTHRFKGLDNAKGAFELASRTVDDDGNLVLKVVIEAE, from the exons ATGGCGCCCTCCGCAACTGGTGACTCGGCGCCAATGCACATACCCGCCATGTCAAAGGCTTCAACGATCAATGCGTCAGTCCTGCATGGCCCGCGTGATTTACGATTG GAGCAAAGACATATCCAAGAACCGGGGATTGGTGAACTACAGGTTGCCATCAAGACTACAGGAATCTGTGGATCTGATGTGTCCTACTACAAGAAGTTCGCCAACGGTGACCTTTGTGCCTGCCAGCCCCTTTCTCTGGGTCATGAGTCCTCGGGAACCGTCGTTGCCATCGGGCCTCACGTCACCGGCTTTAATGTTGGTGACCGCGTTGCACTCGAGGTCGGTATACCCTGTGGCCAGTGTGGTATCTGCCGCCAGGGGAGGTATAACCTCTGCAAGAAGATGCGGTTCAGAAGCAGTGCCAAATCGTTCCCGCATTTCCAGGGCACTTTGCAAGATCGCATAAACCACCCCGCAACGTGGTGTCACAA GCTCCCCGAGAATATCTCctttgatgctgctgctctgctTGAGCCCCTCTCAGTAGCCCTGCATGCTGTCAACCGGGCCACTCCTACGCCTGGCTCCAGTGCACTTGTACTTGGTGCGGGAGCTGTTGGTCTTCTGACCGCCGCCATGGCTCGCCAGTCCGGATGCTCTACCGTCACCATTGCAGATGTGGACCAAGGCAGGGTCAACTTTGCCATCGCCAAAGGCTTTGCCACACACGGCTATGTGGTGCCAAAACAGCTCCACACCTCTTCCAGCTGCTCATCACTGtacaacagcagcaactcGGGCACGTCGACGCCTTGCGAAGGCGTCATGACACCCGCCAGCACCATCTCGTTTCAGAGTTCCCTTGACACGGCCAAGACACTCGCTGCCGAGATGCTCGCCGAGGCAAACGACTCTAGCCCTTTGATCGATGACGAGGGCGATGGCGTCGATATCACGTTTGAATGTACTGGCAAAGAGGTGTGCATGCACACAGCCCTGTACGCCACCAAGGCCGGAGGAAAGGTCATCATGGTGGGCATGGGGACGCCGATCCAAACCCTTCCCATGTCGGTAGCCCATCTACGCGAGATTGACATCCTGGGTATCTTTCGGTATGCCAACACCTATGCTACCGGAATAAAGCTCCTCTGCGCCCGCAACAGACCAACCCGTGGCGGGTATGTTCTGCCGAACTTGGACGAGATGGTCACCCACCGCTTCAAGGGCCTCGACAATGCCAAGGGGGCGTTTGAGCTCGCGAGCAGGACCGTGGATGACGACGGCAATCTCGTACTCAAGGTCGTCATTGAAGCCGAGTAG
- the VPS17 gene encoding Vacuolar protein sorting-associated protein 17 (BUSCO:EOG09261IEH; COG:U; EggNog:ENOG503NV7M), translating into MDYSASIPDDHAAEASPWGNSPSSSPRQDQTGFGSSIAGLTGDAPPSRYRFPSHSSNNGLHDDGGFGASDSDYKRPDTASTVSAAESHGVEPSMDEPGGVQHYTENHASGAGDHGPSSPGPQHQHQQQQQSQNPAAEGAPQSQDRPQQQQPRRSQAPQFKLQAKITGLERTGRKDPILRFDVHTNFPAFRTTQYRDVRRLHSEFIKLAEHLISANPEAIVPAVPPALTSAGAGTEEDEIRVKALLQRWFNYVCSSEVLARDPEMVLFVESDFGYSPMVKKKQPATGVRRKILKQFAPPPDDTPELQEARPIVKLFYLGAMDAGHKVDKLVKSRRGLGLAESDFGVKLGNMHVQELHPGLANAYRKLGKIVQTVGDFHAAQATAEATTIGDPFQYHSQDAFIVKETLTNRQILIREFLQAQEQTRSKLNAADRLKASSNVRREKVDEAIGALHEARETETALYQKTTRVTQNLVHERRKWFARTAADLRLSIREYVIREIEAERRTLALLESVRPDIRAIDSSGGLSRLGREAHPPVRRVSMATSQGPKGDAWSGVPRRHDSNMSRSVSGSFMAGSVSEEGEEGGEGGYDQGARTRALSGGGGSVAGNLPGLAEEDDEDRVDARNAASRLATSTF; encoded by the exons ATGGACTACAGCGCATCGATACCAGACGACCATGCTGCCGAGGCTTCGCCTTGGGGTAACTCTCCCAGTTCCTCGCCCAGACAGGATCAGACCGGCTTCGGCTCCAGCATCGCCGGGCTGACGGGCGATGCCCCGCCCTCCCGTTACCGATTCCCCTCCCACAGCTCCAACAATGGTCTCCACGACGATGGCGGGTTCGGCGCAAGCGACTCTGATTATAAGCGACCAGACACTGCGAGCACTGTCTCAGCTGCCGAATCCCATGGCGTGGAGCCCAGTATGGACGAGCCGGGCGGCGTCCAGCATTACACGGAAAACCACGCTTCAGGGGCTGGCGACCATGGGCCATCATCTCCAGGacctcagcatcagcatcagcagcagcaacaatcGCAAAATCCTGCGGCCGAAGGGGCACCCCAGAGTCAAGACCggccgcaacagcagcagccccggCGATCGCAGGCGCCCCAGTTCAAATTGCAGGCCAAGATCACTGGGCTGGAACGGACGGGAAGGAAGGATCCTATTTTGAGATTTGATGTACAT acaaaCTTCCCTGCCTTTAGAACGACACAGTACCGCGATGTACGCCGTCTCCACTCTGAATTCATCAAGCTTGCCGAGCACTTGATCTCGGCCAACCCCGAGGCTATTGTGCCGGCGGTACCGCCAGCTTTGACATCCGCCGGTGCGggcaccgaggaggatgagattCGTGTCAAGGCGCTCCTCCAGCGGTGGTTCAACTACGTCTGCAGCAGCGAGGTGTTGGCCAGAGATCCTGAAATGGTGCTTTTCGTGGAGAGCGATTTCGGCTACAGCCCCATGGTAAAAAAGAAGCAGCCGGCTACTGGTGTGCGCAGAAAGATCTTGAAGCAGTTTGCCCCGCCCCCAGATGACACTCCTGAGCTGCAGGAGGCCCGCCCCATTGTCAAGCTATTTTATTTGGGAGCGATGGATGCTGGGCACAAGGTTGACAAGCTTGTCAAGTCACGCAGAG GTCTCGGACTTGCCGAATCCGACTTTGGCGTCAAACTTGGCAACATGCACGTTCAAGAGCTCCATCCAGGGCTAGCCAATGCCTATCGCAAGCTAGGCAAGATCGTCCAGACCGTCGGCGACTTCCACGCCGCCCAAGCAACAGCTGAGGCTACCACCATTGGTGACCCCTTCCAATACCACTCTCAGGATGCCTTCATCGTCAAGGAGACCCTCACGAACCGCCAAATTTTGATTCGCGAGTTCCTCCAAGCCCAGGAGCAAACCCGCAGCAAACTCAACGCGGCCGACCGCCTCAAAGCCTCCTCCAATGTCCGCCGCGAGAAAGTCGACGAAGCCATTGGCGCCCTGCACGAAGCGCGTGAGACAGAAACGGCACTCTACCAAAAGACCACCCGCGTCACACAAAATTTGGTTCACGAACGGCGCAAGTGGTTCGCTCGCACGGCAGCCGATCTACGGCTCTCCATCCGTGAATACGTGATTCGCGAAATTGAAGCCGAAAGGCGCACACTGGCACTCCTCGAGTCTGTGCGACCCGACATTCGAGCGATCGACTCTAGCGGTGGGCTCTCGCGTCTCGGGAGAGAGGCTCATCCGCCTGTCAGACGGGTCAGCATGGCTACCTCCCAGGGACCCAAGGGCGACGCCTGGAGTGGTGTTCCTAGACGGCACGACAGCAACATGAGCAGGAGTGTCTCGGGAAGCTTTATGGCTGGCAGCGTTtccgaggaaggggaggaaggcggagagggcggtTACGATCAGGGGGCAAGGACGCGGGCGTTgagcggtggcggcggttcGGTGGCTGGGAATCTTCCGGGTTTAGCggaagaggacgacgaggacagGGTCGATGCGAGAAATGCGGCCAGTCGGTTGGCTACAAGCACCTTCTAA